The segment GCAGGCGCGCCATGCCGCTCTTGCACGCCAGGCTGTCGGGATGCTCCTCGCCCTGCAGGCGCACGCGGATCTCGACGCTCTGGCGAAAGGCGTCGAGCGCCTGCGCGCTGCGCCCATCCTTGCGGTACAGCTCGCCCAGGCGGGCCAGGTCGCGCGCCAGCGGCAGGGCCACGGCCCGACCCGGTTCGGCCTGCAAAGCCTGGCGCGCTTCGCTGATGGCGCCCAGCAAGGCGATTTCACGGCTCGACTGCCACGGGAAGTAGCCGCCCGTCAACCAGTGCAAAAACGCTTCGAAGGTGCGCGTGAGGGAAAAGCGGTCGCCGCCCTGGTCGATGCGCACGGCCAGCTGCTCGCCATAGGCAAAGGTTTTCGTCTGCTGCAGCTGGACTTCGTCGAAATAGCTGTCGAGGGCGATCTGCGGCAAGCCGTAGGAAGTGCGCAGCAGGCGCTCGAACATGGGCTGGAAGCCGGCGATGCCCTTGTGTACATCGCCGCGGCGCCACTCGGCGCGCTGCGCCCCATCGCCCATCTCTATGCGCGAGGGCAAGGGGTAGACGAGCAGCGGGCGCTGTTCGTCTTCATGGCTGCGCCGGTACTCGATGGCCCGCGTGACGAGCGCGTCGACGCCTTCCAGGCTTTGCCGGTTCGGCGTGAAGACCACCACCAGCTTTTTCGGCAGCAAGGTGGTGCAGATGCCGGCGCTGTCCGTGCGGCCCGTGCGCGAATCGACGAGCACGTAGCGGAAATGCTGGGCCAGGGTATCGGCGAAGCAGCGGAACAGGGCCGGGCACGTGTCGAACAGCTGATCCCAGCGCATCTGCGCCAGGCGCTCGCTGTAGCTGGCGTCGAAGCGTCCCGCGCGCATCAGGTACAGCGGACTGCCCTGGTCGACGCGCACCACGTACTGCTGCCAGTCGATGGCGTCGAGCACGCGCTGCGCCAGCGCCGCATCTTCGCGCCCACCGCCCTGTCCGCCGGCGCGCCCGCCCGGCGTTTCCAGGCTGATGCGTTCAAGCTGCTGGCGGCACGCCTCGAAGAACTCGAGCACGCCCGGTCGCTCCTCGTGCTGCTCGAAATAATGGTGCAGGCCCGGCGCTTCCATGTCCCAGTCCAGCATCAGCACGGGCACGCTGGCGTTTTCACGGCGCGCCAGCAGGACGGCGATGTTCGACAGAGCCATGGTGCGGCCGGTGCCGCCCTTGTAGGAATAGAAGGTGACGACTTCGCCAGGGGCGCTCAAAGGCGGCAGGGAGAGGCGTTGGCATTCCATGACAGGACCTTTTACGTGATTAACGCGGAAAGTGGGGAGGCGGAATGGCGCGCCATTCCGGTGGAATATCGGGCAACACGAAACGGCTGCAATCGTGGCCGGGCGGTGTCGACCGCTTGAGCAAGTGGTAATGCGTGGCGATGCGCTGCACGATGCGTTCGATGTCGGGCAGATATTGGGGGTTCGATTTCAGGTCGCCGCTGGCCAGGGTATAGCCGGAAAAATCGACGTACAGTCCCGATTCCGTGATTTGCGGCGGCAAGCCGTCCGGATGGCGCGTCATGATGATGGGGATGATCAGGTGGCTGGGCAGTTCATACCAGGCGCGCCGCTCCTGCTCGATCAGCTGCATGGCGGCAAATTCACGCCGCGTGTAGCCGTGCGCTTCATATTTGGGCGTGTACAGCACGATCATGCAGACGCTCTGGCACATGGCGCGCGCCACGCGCAGGTCGATATCGTCGCCGCCGCCCAGTTGCTCGCTGTCGATGAACAGGACTTCCTCGCGGTCGAGGTGCGGTTCCAGATAGCACGCCAGCGCCTCGATGAGGTCATTCTTGAACTTGTTCATGAACGCATATTGGCCGTGTGCATAACTCAAGAAACAGCCGTAGCGGATCTCCATGGCATCCCCCTGTTCCCCGTGCGGCCCTGCCATCGCCGCGCCCTGGTCCTGCAAGGCATGGGCTCACTGTAGACTGCCCGGCAACAGCCCTATTTGCGCTGGCGCAAAGATGTGTCTGGCGTCCTGGACACGCGTCACAATGCCAGAAACTGGCGCGATCGCGCCGCTTTCTGGCATACCGGGCGCGCAAGCGGGCGCCGCGCGAAAAACGCTACTCGCTTGATAACAAAGGGAAATATGCCGGCGCGCGGATGGCGCCGGCAAGCTGAATTTAAGCGCCCTTGGCGGGCAGGTTGCGGAAGAACTCCACCACTTCGGCGGTATCGCGCGTGCGCTTGAACGGCGGCAGGCTTTGCCAGATGCGCTTGCCATACGGCTTGGAAATGAGGCGCGGATCGCAAATCATCAGGACACCCCGGTCGCCTTCGTCGCGGATCAGGCGGCCCGCGCCCTGCTTCAGGTTGATGATCGCTTCCGGCAGCGAATGGTGCATGAAACCATTCTTGCCCTGCTTTTCCATCACTTCGATGCGGGCCGCCAGCACGGGATCGTCGGGCGGCGCGAACGGCAGCTTGTCGATGATGACGAGCGACAAGGCATCGCCGCGCACGTCGACGCCTTCCCAGAAGCTCTGGCTACCGATCAGCACGCCATTGCCGGCCGCGCGGAACTGGTCGAGCAATTCCGTACGGCCCCGGTCGCCCTGCACGAACAGGGGGAAGTTCAAACCGCGCTGCTTGAATTCGTCGGCCAGGCGTTCGGCCGCGCGCTTGACGGCACGCAAGGTCGTGCACAGGAAGAAGGTGCGCCCGCCCGCCGCCTCGATGATGGGCAGGGCGCAGTCGATGACGGCGTCCGTGTAGCCGAGCGAGTTCGGCTGCGGCAGGTTTTGCGGCACGAACAGCAAGCCTTGCTGGCCATAGTCGAAGGGACTTGGCCACGTATGCGACGGCTCGCCCGTCAGGCCCATCTGTTCGGAAAAATGCTTGAAGTCGTTTTTCACGGCCAGGGTGGCGGACGTGAAAATCCAGCTGCGCGGCGTGCCTTCGCGCTGGTTGTTGAAGATCGGCGCGATCGACAGCGGCGTCTTGTGCAATTGCAGGGAGCTGGAAAACGCTTCCACCCAGAACACGGCTTCTTCGCCGGCCGCCACTTTCGCCTTCGGATCGAACTTCCAGCCGCTCAGCTGCTGCGCCAGCTCGACGCCGCGCACGCGGCACTGCTCCAGCGTTTCCGCCCGTTCCGCCTGGGTTTCCAGCACGGCCACCATGCCGTCGAGCTCATCCTTGAGCGTATCGAGCGCGGGGAAAAAGTCGCTCGACGGGGCGATCTGCGGCAGGGACATGCGCACGATATCTTGCGGGAAGGTCAAACGCAGGTCGCGCGCCGCCTTTTCCACCACCGTGACGGTCTTGGCCCAGTCGATGCCGCGCGCGTGCGCGAGGCCCTCGGCCAGCACGTCGCGGCACAGTTCCAGGATTTGCGAGGTCGACACCGTGTTACCGAAGAACAAGGTCGCCGTATCGGGCAGCTGGTGCGCCTCATCGAAGATGATGGTATTGGCCGACGGCAGCAATTCCGCCACGCCCGTGTCTTTCAGGGCCACGTCGGCAAAGAACAGGTGATGGTTGACCACCACGACGTCTGCCTGCTGGGCTTCCTTGCGGGCCTTCATGACGAAGCAATCCTGGTAATACTGGCACTCGGCGCCCATGCAGGTGTCGCGCGTGGACGTCACCAGGTTCCAGATCATGGCGTTTTCAGGCACCTTGGCCAGCTCGGCCTTGTCGCCGGAACTGGTCATCTTGATGAAGCGCGAAATTTCCCGCAAATGGCCCACGTCGTCGCGCGACGTCATGCGGCCATTCTGCAGCGTGCGTTCCAGGTGGTAATGGCAGACGTAGTTCGAGCGGCCCTTGAGCAAGGCGACGGAAACGGGCGCCTGCAGCGCGGCGCGCACGGTGGGGATATCGCGCAGGAACAATTGATCCTGCAAGTTCTTCGTGCCGGTGGAGACAATGGTCTTGCCGCCCCACATCAGGGCCGGCACCAGGTAGGCGAAGGTTTTACCGGTGCCCGTGCCCGCCTCGGCGATCAGGGTCGTCTGGCTGTCGATGGCGCTGGCGATGGCTTTCGCCATTTCCGTTTGCGAACGGCGCGGCTTGTAGCTGCCCACGGCCGGACCGAGCGGGCCGCCGGCGCCGAACAGGCGCTCGATGTCGGCATCGTGCTTGCCGGGCGCCGCCTGCGGTTCGGCTGGCACATCGGCTGGCAAGGCAGCAGGCTGGCCATCTTGGCTTGCGGGCAATAAATTGTGATCGGTCAAAATATACTTAGGTGAAGGCTGGACTGGACGCTACTGGCGCCCCTCAGGCGGGAACGTCGGGCACCAACTGCATTTTCAGCAAGGTGATGTGATCCTTCAATTGCAATTTGCGCTTTTTCAGGCGGCGCAGCTGCAGCTCGTCATGGTGGCCATCGAGTATCAGCAACTCGATGACGGCATCGAGGTCGCGGTGTTCCACGTTGAGTTCAATCAGGCGCCGCTCTATTTGCTGTGCATCGCTCATGTGTTGCGTTCCAGGCAGTGTTGGTAACAGTGTTGGGAAACCGGCGCACGCAGCGTACGCAGGCAGCCATGGTGCGTAGTTTAACCTGCCGCGCGCCTTAGGGCACGCCATTTCCGGCATTCCCCTGCGCGGCAGTGTTATTTGGCCGGCGGCACAGGCACAGCGGCGGCCGGCGTGCCGGCGGCGGCAGCGGCCGCCTTGGCAGCCTTGGCCTGCGCCTCGGCCTGGCGTTCGGCCAGGCGTTGCGCCACCCGCTTCTGGCGCGCCTCGGCATCCGCCTGTTTTTTCGCATATTGCGCTTCACGGGCCGCGCGGCGCGGCGCGTCGGCGGCGTCGGCGGCAGCCTGTTTCGCCACCTTCGCCGCTTGCTCGGCCTCGCGTTCGGCTACGCTCTTGCCTTGCGGCTTGGGCGGCGCCGGCTCGGGCGTGACCACTTTCACGGGCTTGGGCACGGCTGCGGCGCGCTGCTCGGCATCGAGGCGCGCACTTTCCTGCGTACGGGCCAGCTCGATATCGCGCAGGCGCACGGACTCGGCCCGCTTGAAGTAATTGGCTTCCGCGTCGATGGCGCGCAGGCGCACGAGGATCAGGCGGCGCTTTTCCTTGGCCTTGTCGAGGCAGTTATTCACGAAAAACTTGTCGTAGCACTCCAGTTCGCGCGCGGCAAACTCGTTCTCCGCCGCCTCGCGCTCGCTGGCCGATTGCTTCAGCTTGGCGTCCGCTTCTTCCACGGACAGGGTCGCGGGCACCTGCGGTACGCCGACCTCGTCCAATGCCGCCGCACCCTGGTGCGCGCAGGCGGACAACGCCAGGACCAGGCCCAGCGCCGCACCCAGCTTGTATAGTGTATTTGCCATCATGTTCATTATCCCTGCCTCAAACGATCGCGTCGGCCGCGCCGCGCTGTTCTTTTTCCATGTATTCGCGCGATTGCATCTCGATGATACGCGAAACGGTGCGGTGAAACTCGTTGGCCAGCATGCCGTTCGTGTACAGCTGCTCCGGCGGCACTTCGGCCGACATGATCAGCTTGACCTTCTGGTCGTAAAACACGTCGATCAGCCAGGTAAAGCGGCGCGCCTCGGACGACTGCGCCGCCGACATGGCCGGTATGCCGGACAATATCACCGTATGGAAGCGGCTGGCGATTTCCAGGTAATCATTTTGCGAGCGGGGACCGCCGCACAGGGTGGCGAAATCGAACCAGATGATGCCGCCGGCACGGCGCAGGCAATGGATTTCGCGGCTCTCGATACGGATGCGCGCGTCTTCGTCGGCCGTCTCGGCGATGCGCGCGTAGGCGTCGCGCAAGGCCTTGTCGGTCTCCGCACCGAGCGGGGTGTAGTAGCTTTCCACCTGTTCCAGCGCGCGGCCGCGGTAATCGACGCCGGCGTCGACGTTCATCACGTCGAGTTTTTCCTTCAGCAGCGCGATGGTCGGCAGCATGCGGTCGCGGTGCAGGCCGTCCGGATACAGCAGGTCCGGATCGTAATTCGACGTCATGATGAAGGACACGCCATTGGCGAACAGGGCCGACAGCAGGTTGTACAGGATCATCGCGTCGGCGATGTCGGAGACGTGGAATTCATCGAAACAGATGAGGCGGTATTTCTTGGCGATGCGCTTGGCCACCTCGTCGAGCGGGTCGGCCACGCCTTTCAATTCGTCGAGCTGCTGGTGCACGCCGCGCATGAATTCATGGAAGTGCAATCGCGTCTTGCGCACCAGGGGCACGACCGAGTAAAAACTGTCCATCAGGAACGATTTGCCACGCCCCACCCCACCCCACATGTACACGCCTTTCGGCACGGCGGGACGGTTCAGCAGGCGCTTGAAGGTGCTCGAGCGCTGGCCCTTGTAGGCCACCCACTCGTCATAGCACAGCTGCAGGCGGTCGACCGCGCGCCGCTGGGCGGCATCGGCCTTGAAATCACGCTTCTGCAGCGCGTGCTGGTAAAACTCTTCTACGTTCATGGGATTCGCTTTAACGCACAAGGGCGCCGGCGGAAAAAATCCGCGAGCGCCCCTGCAGGACTAACTACAATTAAAAGTTCAACGTGCGCTTGTCAATCGCCAGTGCCGCTTCCTTGGTCGCTTCCGACAGGGACGGATGGGCGTGGCAGATACGCGCGATGTCTTCGGCCGAAGCCTTGAATTCCATCGCCACGACGGCTTCGGAAATCAGTTCGGAAGCCATCGGGCCGACGATGTGCACGCCGAGGATTTCATCGGTGTTCGCATCGGCCAGGAATTTCACCATGCCCGAGGTGTCGCCCAGCGCGCGCGCACGGCCGTTGGCCATGAACGGGAAGGTGCCTGCCTTGTAGGCGACGCCTTCGGCCTTCAGGGTTTGCTCGGTCTTGCCGACCCACGCGATTTCCGGCGAGGTGTAGATGACCCAAGGAATCGTGTTGAAGTTGGTGTGGCCATGCTGGCCGGCGATACGCTCGGCCACGGCAACGCCCTCTTCTTCCGCCTTGTGCGCCAGCATCGGGCCGCGCACGACGTCGCCCACCGCCCACACGTTCGGCAGGTTGGTCTTGCAGTCGCCGTCGACGGCGATGAAGCCGCGCTCGTCCAGCTGCAGGCCGACCTTGTCGGCACCGAGGCCGTTGGTGTTCGGCGTACGGCCGATCGAGATGATCAGCTTGTCGAACACGGCTTTTTGCGCTTCGCCCTTGGCGTCCACGAATTCCACGGTGACGTCTTTCTTGCCTGGCGTGATCGCACCGATCTTGCAACCGAGATTGATCTTCAAGCCTTGCTTGGTGAACAGCTTCGACGCTTCCTTGGCGATCTGCTCGTCCACGGCGCCCAGGAAGACCGGCAAGCCTTCGAGCACGGTGACGTCGGAACCCAGGCGGCGCCATACGCTGCCCATTTCCAGGCCGATCACGCCGGCACCGATGACGCCCAGCTTGGCTGGTACGGCGTCGATGGCCAGTGCGCCCGTGTTCGACAGGATCAATTTCTCGTCGAATGGTGCGCCCGGCAGTTCGCGCGCGTTCGAACCCGTGGCGATGACCACGTGCTTGGCGCTCAGGGTTTCGTTGGCTTCGCCCGTCACGCTGATCTCGTACGCGCCAGCGGCGGCGGCAGCGAATGCGGCGCGGCCGTGGAAGAAGGCGATCTTGTTCTTCTTGAACAGGTACAGGATGCCGTCGTTGTTTTGCTTGACGACGGTGTCCTTGCGCTTGAGCATCTGGCCCAGGTTCAGCTTCAGGCCGGCGACGTCGATGCCGTGCTCGGCGAAGCTGTGGCCCGCGTGTTCGAAATGCTCGGACGATTGCAGCAGCGCTTTCGACGGGATGCAGCCGACGTTGGTGCAGGTACCGCCAGGAGCGGCGCCGCCCTTGGCGTTCGACCACTCGTCGACGCAAGCGACGGAAAAGCCCAGCTGCGCTGCGCGGATGGCGGCGATGTAGCCGCCAGGGCCCGCACCGATGACAACTACGTCAAATTGTTTAGTACTCATGTTTTGTTATTCCAATCTCTTCGTCTGGTACGAAAATCCACAATAGAAGGTAAATCACCACGCCGAAGCCGAAGGTCAATGTAAACAGGACGAAGACGAGGCGCCAGATCCACGCATCCATGCCGGAAGCGCGGCCAAGGCCGCCGCAGACGCCGCCGAGCCAGCGGTCGTTGCGCGAACGGCGCAGGCGGTTGAATTCCTGCACCAGGTCGTTCGACGGAGCGGCAGCCGCACCGGCATTGGCGCCGGAAGTGCCGTCCGGCTTGTCCAGGTTGATACTGCTCAGGAGCTTGGCTTTCGCTTGCGCGAATTCCGCGTCGCTCAGGGCGCCCGCCAGGTGCAACTCGTGCAGACGCTTGATTTCTTCAGAGATGTTCATAGGAATCCTCTTTCATTGAGATCAGCCAGCTGCGTCTTCTGGCAAGGTATCAGCTACATTGCCCCGGCGGCTACGCCGGGGGACTACGGTGCTTACAGGTCCAGCAGCAGGCGTGCAGGATCTTCCAGCGCTTCTTTCATCGCCACCAGGCCCAGGACGGCTTCGCGGCCGTCGATGATGCGGTGGTCGTAGGACATGGCCAGGTAGTTCATCGGACGTACCACGATCTGGCCGTTTTCGACAACGGCGCGGTCCTTGGTCGCATGCACGCCCAGGATGGCCGATTGTGGCGGGTTGATGATCGGGGTCGACAGCATGGAGCCGAAGGTGCCGCCGTTCGAGATCGAGAACGTGCCGCCCGTCAGGTCGTCCAGGGTCAGCTTGCCTTCCTTGGCTTTCGCGCCGAATTCACCGATTTTTTTCTCGATGTCGGCGATCGACAGCTGGTCCGCGTTGCGGATGATAGGCACGACCAGACCGCGTGGCGAACCGACGGCGATGCCGATGTCGAAGTAGCCGTGGTAGACGATGTCGTTGCCGTCAACGGAGGCATTGATGATCGGGTACTTTTTCAGGGCGGCGACGGCGGCCTTGACGAAGAAGGACATGAAGCCCAGCTTGACGCCGTGCTCTTTCTCGAACTTGTCCTTGTACTTGTTGCGCAGGTCGATGACCGGCTGCATGTTCACTTCATTGAACGTGGTCAGGATGGCGTTCGTCGATTGCGATTGCAGCAGACGCTCGGCGATACGTGCGCGCAGGCGGCTCATCGGCACGCGCTCTTCCGGACGGTCGCCCAGGTTGGCGGCCGACGGCGTGGCAACTTGTTGCAGCGCCGGCTTGGCAGCGGCTGGCGCCAGTGGCGCGACAGCTGGCTTGGCGGAAGCGGCCAGGGCGTCGCCCTTGGTCACGCGGCCGTCTTTGCCCGAACCGGCGACGTCGCCAGCGGACAGGCCTTTTTCGGACAGGATCTTGGCGGCGGCAGGCATGGCGACATCGCCCTTGGTCGCGGCGG is part of the Janthinobacterium sp. 67 genome and harbors:
- a CDS encoding ATP-dependent DNA helicase, whose amino-acid sequence is MTDHNLLPASQDGQPAALPADVPAEPQAAPGKHDADIERLFGAGGPLGPAVGSYKPRRSQTEMAKAIASAIDSQTTLIAEAGTGTGKTFAYLVPALMWGGKTIVSTGTKNLQDQLFLRDIPTVRAALQAPVSVALLKGRSNYVCHYHLERTLQNGRMTSRDDVGHLREISRFIKMTSSGDKAELAKVPENAMIWNLVTSTRDTCMGAECQYYQDCFVMKARKEAQQADVVVVNHHLFFADVALKDTGVAELLPSANTIIFDEAHQLPDTATLFFGNTVSTSQILELCRDVLAEGLAHARGIDWAKTVTVVEKAARDLRLTFPQDIVRMSLPQIAPSSDFFPALDTLKDELDGMVAVLETQAERAETLEQCRVRGVELAQQLSGWKFDPKAKVAAGEEAVFWVEAFSSSLQLHKTPLSIAPIFNNQREGTPRSWIFTSATLAVKNDFKHFSEQMGLTGEPSHTWPSPFDYGQQGLLFVPQNLPQPNSLGYTDAVIDCALPIIEAAGGRTFFLCTTLRAVKRAAERLADEFKQRGLNFPLFVQGDRGRTELLDQFRAAGNGVLIGSQSFWEGVDVRGDALSLVIIDKLPFAPPDDPVLAARIEVMEKQGKNGFMHHSLPEAIINLKQGAGRLIRDEGDRGVLMICDPRLISKPYGKRIWQSLPPFKRTRDTAEVVEFFRNLPAKGA
- a CDS encoding toll/interleukin-1 receptor domain-containing protein codes for the protein MEIRYGCFLSYAHGQYAFMNKFKNDLIEALACYLEPHLDREEVLFIDSEQLGGGDDIDLRVARAMCQSVCMIVLYTPKYEAHGYTRREFAAMQLIEQERRAWYELPSHLIIPIIMTRHPDGLPPQITESGLYVDFSGYTLASGDLKSNPQYLPDIERIVQRIATHYHLLKRSTPPGHDCSRFVLPDIPPEWRAIPPPHFPR
- the zapE gene encoding cell division protein ZapE, encoding MNVEEFYQHALQKRDFKADAAQRRAVDRLQLCYDEWVAYKGQRSSTFKRLLNRPAVPKGVYMWGGVGRGKSFLMDSFYSVVPLVRKTRLHFHEFMRGVHQQLDELKGVADPLDEVAKRIAKKYRLICFDEFHVSDIADAMILYNLLSALFANGVSFIMTSNYDPDLLYPDGLHRDRMLPTIALLKEKLDVMNVDAGVDYRGRALEQVESYYTPLGAETDKALRDAYARIAETADEDARIRIESREIHCLRRAGGIIWFDFATLCGGPRSQNDYLEIASRFHTVILSGIPAMSAAQSSEARRFTWLIDVFYDQKVKLIMSAEVPPEQLYTNGMLANEFHRTVSRIIEMQSREYMEKEQRGAADAIV
- the lpdA gene encoding dihydrolipoyl dehydrogenase, which translates into the protein MSTKQFDVVVIGAGPGGYIAAIRAAQLGFSVACVDEWSNAKGGAAPGGTCTNVGCIPSKALLQSSEHFEHAGHSFAEHGIDVAGLKLNLGQMLKRKDTVVKQNNDGILYLFKKNKIAFFHGRAAFAAAAAGAYEISVTGEANETLSAKHVVIATGSNARELPGAPFDEKLILSNTGALAIDAVPAKLGVIGAGVIGLEMGSVWRRLGSDVTVLEGLPVFLGAVDEQIAKEASKLFTKQGLKINLGCKIGAITPGKKDVTVEFVDAKGEAQKAVFDKLIISIGRTPNTNGLGADKVGLQLDERGFIAVDGDCKTNLPNVWAVGDVVRGPMLAHKAEEEGVAVAERIAGQHGHTNFNTIPWVIYTSPEIAWVGKTEQTLKAEGVAYKAGTFPFMANGRARALGDTSGMVKFLADANTDEILGVHIVGPMASELISEAVVAMEFKASAEDIARICHAHPSLSEATKEAALAIDKRTLNF
- the odhB gene encoding 2-oxoglutarate dehydrogenase complex dihydrolipoyllysine-residue succinyltransferase is translated as MAQIEVKVPQLSESVAEATLLAWHKKVGEAVARDENMIDIETDKVVLELPAPAAGVIVQIIKADGATVVAGEVIAIIDTDGSAKVSPMEVSAVPAPALAAAAQDTASASAPAAATKGDVAMPAAAKILSEKGLSAGDVAGSGKDGRVTKGDALAASAKPAVAPLAPAAAKPALQQVATPSAANLGDRPEERVPMSRLRARIAERLLQSQSTNAILTTFNEVNMQPVIDLRNKYKDKFEKEHGVKLGFMSFFVKAAVAALKKYPIINASVDGNDIVYHGYFDIGIAVGSPRGLVVPIIRNADQLSIADIEKKIGEFGAKAKEGKLTLDDLTGGTFSISNGGTFGSMLSTPIINPPQSAILGVHATKDRAVVENGQIVVRPMNYLAMSYDHRIIDGREAVLGLVAMKEALEDPARLLLDL
- a CDS encoding tetratricopeptide repeat protein, producing the protein MECQRLSLPPLSAPGEVVTFYSYKGGTGRTMALSNIAVLLARRENASVPVLMLDWDMEAPGLHHYFEQHEERPGVLEFFEACRQQLERISLETPGGRAGGQGGGREDAALAQRVLDAIDWQQYVVRVDQGSPLYLMRAGRFDASYSERLAQMRWDQLFDTCPALFRCFADTLAQHFRYVLVDSRTGRTDSAGICTTLLPKKLVVVFTPNRQSLEGVDALVTRAIEYRRSHEDEQRPLLVYPLPSRIEMGDGAQRAEWRRGDVHKGIAGFQPMFERLLRTSYGLPQIALDSYFDEVQLQQTKTFAYGEQLAVRIDQGGDRFSLTRTFEAFLHWLTGGYFPWQSSREIALLGAISEARQALQAEPGRAVALPLARDLARLGELYRKDGRSAQALDAFRQSVEIRVRLQGEEHPDSLACKSGMARLLRQLGKLDEARFLEEDVVDVRERVLGSEHPDTLAARACLAQTLLLQGELAAALLLQDAVLATYTRQLGGEHPLTLEAMDGRAATLLRMGRLAQAQQVLGTVVAARERLFGAEHGDTLRSKLALAQALGREGDLEGARRLLVAVLQAQERRLGGDNAATLATRDLLADIVAGQGDWAGARQLHEDQVAARERTHGLDHPETLMSQRKLAEALLRRGELDAARSVQEQVLEVHARLLGEDHLDTLHSKKQLAGTLQQQGDSEAARLLEDAVLSGSDRLLNAPVTGHADSVLDGARHLQETILAGRASGHDVAEPDTLGSMVSMLQGMIEREQYAQAGELAEHLKSCLLRPGVPGKLRRRGMAQLKRMYKLQGDLNALLALQEDEVQALEGALSEARIEQR
- a CDS encoding PspC domain-containing protein: MNISEEIKRLHELHLAGALSDAEFAQAKAKLLSSINLDKPDGTSGANAGAAAAPSNDLVQEFNRLRRSRNDRWLGGVCGGLGRASGMDAWIWRLVFVLFTLTFGFGVVIYLLLWIFVPDEEIGITKHEY
- a CDS encoding YdcH family protein, translating into MSDAQQIERRLIELNVEHRDLDAVIELLILDGHHDELQLRRLKKRKLQLKDHITLLKMQLVPDVPA